In Rhipicephalus sanguineus isolate Rsan-2018 chromosome 1, BIME_Rsan_1.4, whole genome shotgun sequence, the DNA window cctcctctgtggagaagcatagatttttaggaatgtacgtactgttaaaatatgaaatcttttgataagagacggcaggcgtgattcttcgtatagaatattgtttgcaacaaattttggtagccccagacataatcgtaatgattcacgttctaacaaaaccaatggtcgaactttataagccggagcgccagaaaacaaaacgcagccgaattctagaattggtcgaacgtacatgcaataaatcatgacgagcacgtctctgcgcaaaccggcacgtttattgctgagcctacgcagcatccctactgtgcgtgctcccttagtagccatgttttctatatggggtctCCAGTCAAGTTTGTCAGTATAGGTTACTCCTAAATACCTAACTGACTCGACCTGGGGTATCAcggcttgtcggtaaagtaatgaaatttgcactggtacattttgtgcgaaaacaacaattgcacttttattaatatttagcgataaattaataccctctagccacgtttccaggctattcatatatttctgcagggtttggtaaagagtttgaatgtctgctgacgtagcgaaaaatgcgatatcatcggcatacacatacacctgcacgttctgctgtatgggaatagaacatagtagaatattaaataataagggtgataacactgaaccctgcgggaggcctctcgtttgcttatattttgaagaactgacaccagattgcgagcaataaaattctctatccctcaagaaagcatagacccatgccacaaagtattctggcagtcctaagttctgaagcgaatttatcagtttcacatgctccacactgtcataagctttggtgatatctaaggttactaaagctgaatattgtttctgatatcgagcaagctgtattctactttctagatcaacatgtgcacaccaaatggaacaaccacgcctgaaaccaatttgacatgggctcagtgtcattttttctgacatccagcgatctacccggctatgtaaaattctctcgacgagttttactagatttgatgtgagtgctataggcctgatattatctaaggtaaaccccgcgccttgcttttttaataatggaataacttttgcaactctccaatcagctgggatccgagaatttctaattgagtgattcacaatttcgagtaggccaagggggtatattttatgtactgcttttattaccgacgtcgtgataccatcaggacctggagcggaattaggcagcgttcttaccACATTTACTAGCTCAGCAGCTGTGACCTCCTCAAAATCCTCACCCCTCTTAGGGGTCTGGGGTTGGTATAAGAAaacagtcgtaaagcgactcTCTAGGCCCTGAGCGATGTCTTCGAGAAAGGACTTCAGTTCACTTGGTGTTGATACTACAGATTCTACGGTTTTCAGTACtggaagaactttcttggttctcagaaagcgaaatagtgcttttctgtttgctgtcTTTGAGAGAAACTCAGAACGTTCACTGTCAAATTTGTCCTTCGCAATGGCAACGGTTCTTTTAAAACTCGCGGCGGCATACTTATAATCACTCCAGTTGCgagggcactggttgaaaagtaattttttccatgcagcttttcttaaTCTATACGCCCGCGAACAgtccgcattccaccaagggttggTCGAAGCGCTTTTAGAGCTGTGTATGGTGAATTTGGACTTATTCAACGATTCTTTTAGGATGTCGCTTAATCTGATAGCGTCTGGTTCCCTATCATCTGCTCGGTTAGATATAGCCGCTCGTAGTAATTTTCCAAATGTACTGAAATTTACATGCGTAACCGATGGTCGAATCATGGAAGTTACTGGGCATACCATCTCAAAAAATATAGGCATATGGTCGCTACTTGTGCCAGAATTAATAGCAGACCATGTTGAGATGGACAAATTAACACTAGAAAAAGTCAGGTCAAGCACAGAATAAGACTGATTATACACAAACGTGGGAGTTCTGGTGTTGATACACATCAAGTTATTCTTATTAGCCCAATCCCACAGACGCTTCCCATTCAAGTCAGTTTTAAAACCCCACGAAATATGGTGAGAATTGAAGTCCCCCACTAATATAATATCTTTGCGGCAATTTGAAACTACGGTATCTAGAACGGCAGAATTTTGAACACCCGCTGGAAAATATGAATTAATTAACGAAAATGGGAGGTATCCCGGAATAGTAATGTCTAATGCTAGAACCTCGCTATCTGAAGTCATTAACTGATATGTAATTTTCGCTCTATGAGCAATTTTGGAGGATATAAAAATTGCCAAACCGCCACCGCGAGAGGGCCGGTCTAATCTAAATGAGCGGTAATTTTTAATTTTAaagcacttttcctctgaaagccaagtttcttgtaaaacaatAACATCGGGGGAATAGTGATCACAAAGATGGAATAAGTCGGTAGTTGCTGAAAAAatagaacggcaattccactgtaataCGTTTAGACTGCCTATTTTGGTGAAATACCAGCAGCACTCACTGCTTTCTCCAAAATGCTATCCTTCAAGAAATCCTTTTTTGATGAGGTTTCCTTTTGGTACTTCTTACTCTTTGCTTTGGAGTTCTGTGAATACCCCTGTGCTTCAGgggaagcacgtcttttcatttttcttgaatcAAGGTCCATTTTTTCCGACATCGAGTCATGGGATCCGGAGTCAGAGCTCCAATCTACCTCGTGTTCAGTAGGTACAATTAGTTTACGGCCTGTGTTCGACGTGCTTGGCTTTGGTTTCGAAGGGCCTGGTTCAGATGAAACCTCAGTAATCTCACCTGAAGATGGTAGTAAAGGATTCTCAGCATATCGATTACCGCCCTGCAAGATTTGTGTCAATTGAGTATTCACTACTTGTGCCAATGATTCGGTTAGGCTCACAAATAAAGTTTCCATCAACTTCGTCATCGATCTTTCCACCGTTGATGCTATTATATCCGTCAGCGACGAGTCGAGCGTCTGATTGGCCCGGTTGGCAGCGGTGGCATAGCCACGTGAGCGCTCTGAAAGAACAGATCGGGCCTCACGCCGAAAGCATCGTTTCTGTTCAATTATCTCTAGGAGTTGCAACTCCTGTGTCCTCATAGGGCAACCTTCATCATCAGCTGCGTGAAGTCCACTACATAAACAACATCTCACTTCTTGGGTTGAGCAATCATTAGTATTGTGTTGTTCAGCGCATGTACGGCACCTCACCTCCGATCTGCATCCCTTTAAGGTATGTCCGTACCTCCAGCATTTTCTACACTGAAGTGGGCGAGGGGATAGCGCTTCAACACGATAaatcaaaggccatgctttaatttcgGTCGGACGAGTCGTGCCGGCAAATGTCACGATCACCGACTCTGTAGGGACCTTCTTGTTCTCAACGTTACGCGAGCACCGGAATACGGACACTGCTCCTGCTACGGCAAACATTTCTAGTATCTCTAGTGGTGTAAGGCTCGAGTCCACGCCACGAACTAGACCCTTCACACAGGCCAAATGGGCCGGCACGAAACAGCTCACCGGATGAGAGGCAAACGTTGTGCATTTCAGAAGATCTGTGATGCAGACCTGGTCCGGCGAGCAGCACATAATGCCACCACGTCCAAACTGACGCACCTCGGTGATCAGTTGGAAATGATCAGTTATCTTCCGGAGCTCTTCCTCAATTATTCTCGGGTTTTTCATGCGAATGGATTCCCCATTGGTTGGAACCAGGgccacaggaacgctgttcagacCACTGCGCAAAAAAAGATCGATTGGCAGGTCATTGTTAGCAAGGGAAGCCGACCAGGCAGAATAtgcctggccgggagacgaaaGAGACATTAGGTTGCAATGTCTAAGAGCACCGCCCGATTCGGCCGCACCCCCGCAGTAGGATGCACGTAGACACCCTTGAAGAAACCGCTGAGGGTGAACACGACTTGGATAAGGAAGCTCAGGGCAGGACCACGGACTGTCTAGGACCGGGAGCTGCCGACGTGGCTCTTTCACAAGCGATGCTCCTCGAGATCTTCGAATGTTCGCGATCCCACGCGCTTAGCCACGACGCTCGTGCAGTTTCTTCTTCTgcgctgcaggccggctgttctattcctccaagcttcgtccttctcttcgtctagCCGCGTAtacgcccgtgcccgagcgccgctgtcttcattacaatatatatatatatatatatatagggagagcgAGCGAGGGTGTTttaaatgtgtccgaaaatcatcaaaaataaggaaaattgAATACTTGCTCCCTGTCTTCATGAGAACATTTTCCTGTGGGGagagacatcttaagatgacaCAGAAATTACGGCAGTAAATAAATTAatgaattaattaactttttcattagCTGAGGCAGGCGGCCGGtcaggtcaaatgggagaattgctgTCCTTCTTGCGAAAAGGTCATTCCCGCTTTGATATTTTGAAAagtcggcctctggtaattattgcggagtaaggaaattcaacgaaattcaacggcgaaacggAAACCGAAGCTCCGATTAGCGAAACTAGCAGAcgaccatgatgacgtcactgttcacaaCGGCAGTTGtagtggtgttagttcttctgcatttgttaacgtacgCGCGCCATGCTTGCTCTAATCGCAAAGGAAACCCTTACAACAacgaagcgaagtcgatcgatgaTTGGTACAAGTGCGCTCACTAATTCTGGACATCTCGCAAGAGTATGCCAATTGCGCTcttccgagtttcggtttcggtttcgccgccgAAATTGGTCAGATTTCACTGTTCGCTAAGAATTCGCCAGCGGCGGCTTTTGCGAAATCTAATAGCggcaacaggctcttcgcaggaagggctgcgattttcccatttgactcgaccgcCTGTTTCTACTCAGTAAAAAGTTATTTACCTTAATGTCTTTAATCACTGTCGTAATTGATGCCTCTACTGATCTTAAGATGTCTTCCTCCACAGAAGAAGTAATTATGAAGACCGTGTGAAAATACCTCTTTTTACATATTTATGTGGATTTtcgaacacatttcttgaaacaccctgtacagctGATTTGCCAATGCAGTAGATGCAGTTCCATAAGAAAGTGTAGCGCCATAAGATGCCCTATCTGCATTATCTATCGTCTGCCTCGATggtacagtgattacggtgctcggctgcagacccgaaaTGTGCGGGTGCGACCggggccgcggcagtcgcatttcgatggaggggaaatgttagaggctcgtgtgcttagatttaggcgcacgttaaagaataccgggCGGTCGAACCAGATGTTGCATGTGTTATCGCTTCGGCGCCAGGCGCGCCTGTATGTATCggaacattaggcagttttcgaatagcgtacgctaagttagcgttagcgtttgcggcccgctatttccgtcacttaacggaagcctgcaagcggttagcgtacgacgcatgcgcagttgcgtgaaaagccaacgcaaagctttgcgtacgctattcgaaaactgcctattgtcgaACGCTTTCGATTGTTCTAACGAGACTACGAGCACCACGGGGAGAGCAGAGGAAACCTGCAGGCGCACGACGACCAGCGATTGTGCTGGCGTGTACCGTGTATCatgggagaagagagagagaaagctctttaatgaaaatcaGAATGGTTAGCCAGCGTATATTCGCTGGGGCGGTCGCTGTCGGCGACACTCGGCAAGGTTTAAGGAGCGACGTTCGACCGTCTACGGGTCGCAGCGGGTTGGCACTGTGCCAACAGTGCAAAGACGGCAGGCCAGAAGTGTGATCGCTCGTAGACGCGCTCGGCGCCTATCTTGTGAAATTTCGCGGAAGTGATGACAGTGTCCTCGAAAGTCATCGCCTGAGAGTATACGGCATAtgtataaaaagtcacagtttcaccgcaacggcgaagcaatgaatgcgatagcaacaaattggaatgtaacgcgaagaacggaaagcagctcgaaattgccagcgcgtcgctcgagcccaaaggacgcacgaaaagaacgcacacaggacgagcgcgaactatcgtgcgtcacagctcgatacttgaagcgcactgctgaaacataaagcaggacgcacgaaacgaacgaacaggtacacacaggacgagcgcgaactaaatgtcgcagttgttacttatttctgtttgaaccgCGCGCTCCTttccaaacgcggccgctgcagcgagcgatgcGGCCTGCGTTTAAGGAGGGATTTTACCtgcgttgcgctcctcgcgccatctcgctggcaatgaagaaacgcttgtaggcgcctgccgtctctgagtccggccagcggtaaagggtgtgtatataacgctcgccgttagctccccaGAGGAtcgcgtttcgtggcgtagtggctagcgccacgggctgcagATCGAGAGGTCTTTGGTTCGactccgtgcttcggaagcatttatctgaattatttttctttcggacttttatatatatatatataatatatatatatatatatatatatatatatatatatagtaaaacctcggtgatacgatcacggctcgtacgaatttcggggtgatacgaactgttctgtggtcccggccaaggcccattagcctgtaatgtactggagtacggttgttgcgaaccgattttcaccccatgatgtttgatacgaacgtacgctagcgcacaggtgcgaacaggtgctgcccgcgctgtcgcggggAAGGCGCGGCCGTGACGCGCGGGCGCgggcgggcgcgggcatgcgcgcggcgcgaccatcaacggtgcgtcgttgcccctgagatagtgcgcgcgaatcttggaggccttcacgcgccttcgcgtttagattacagatgacgtagACGTCacgtttaatattttttttccccgacacgttgacgcgtgctgctgtgctcgaggcagcagcgtcttcgtactgtgttaacacgtgcctgccacgtcgatgcaagccatgtccacgcAATCAGACGCTCTATGAAACAAgtctgaaacttgggctgcgggtccgtcacgAAAGTCCCATgagaggtggacgaagaccccatgAGACAAaacggacggtcttggcgaaggagctagtcCTCGCAACATACGCGCTCACCTGCCAAGTCTGCGATTTGCACGGGAGGCTCCTGAATTTTAAGCAAACCTACctattgtgcgggcacggccataaatctcccgaaaagcacccccaacaccaccgcgataagaaaataacagcatcaaaggacagcgattctaaaatttgctttccttcatctatcgcgtgcaaagcgcttcttaagtcactttcgcagcAGTACtttgttgtcatgcagaaaagcgtagtatgATTAAAAGGGGGCTACTAggggtcacgggtcacaacaaaTCTGGTTCATTAAGTGCAGACGCGCGCATGAACCGTATATTTACCAGTAcgagtatgatcgttgacgtataaaaacattactggcaatcattcagagctgttcatgacgtcgctgcggccctgagaaacactgaatcaaaacgcatgccaactttcttttgtcgcatactaattttccatgttttctggtgatacgaatttcggatgatacgaatatttttggtcaccccgcgggattcgtatcaccgaggttttactgtatacggtgaatgacggcggcggcgacggggacggacaaagaccagccgagactgtccatataattgctatcgcaataaaaagccgACGCGTTGGATCTACATTCTCGATGACCGTGATCGCCGCTGTCATTGTACCGTGAGTGTTTTGCTTcgctgggcacaggttcgcccaataaagactTCAGTCTATAGAGTTGCATACTACTGCAacattatgaaactctatggttcaaTCTTTACCGGTTTGACTGCTACCGTCAACGCCGCGGTGCGTCCATACGCAATGCTATGAGCATTCATATCGAACAAGACGCCTAGAGGCATGGTCACCTCGAGGGGCGCATTATAACGTGATACCGCGCTTCCGAAGTGACAGGGATTTTCTGTAAGAGCTTGCCCACTTGCATTCCGGACACGTTTATGTACCAAAGGAGCGTAAAAGTTTATTATGTACTGATATCTGCGTTTACTATGCGCAGAAATTGTGCCATGTGGGATGTTATCATCATTGAATTCTATTCCACTATATAGTGCCTTCAATTGTTaccgaatgcttttttttttcttttaagcgaGTGGAGCTGGCGCACGGCGCAAGTGTGACATGCCCTACCTGCGTGTGCAGATGATCAAGATGATGATCGCTTGTGTGGCCGCGTTCCTCCTCTGCTGGCTCCCACTGAACCTGTTCATCGTCGTGTCGGAGCAGTACCCATCCATCTACGACGTGAGCGGCATCGGCTACATGTGGTTCGTCTGCCACTGGCTGGCCATGAGCCACGCCTGCTACAACCCGCTCATCTACTTCTGGATGAACGCAAAGTTCCGGGCGGGTCTGCAGGCGCTGTTCCGCTGCCTGCCTGCCACGCGTCGGCGCTCCTCGTGCTTCGTGTCCACCTGCAACGTCAAGAAAGCGGCCGCTACCAACAGCAACGCCATCTGACTCAGCGCCCAAGGCACCGAATGCGCCGCGATGCCTGTCTCTGTGTCCCATTGCAGGTGCGCCCTCCCCTTCTCGCGCCTTACTCTGACGCAG includes these proteins:
- the LOC119380015 gene encoding uncharacterized protein LOC119380015, translated to MHVDTLEETAEGEHDLDKEAQGRTTDCLGPGAADVALSQAMLLEIFEYDQDDDRLCGRVPPLLAPTEPVHRRVGAVPIHLRRERHRLHVVRLPLAGHEPRLLQPAHLLLDERKVPGGSAGAVPLPACHASALLVLRVHLQRQESGRYQQQRHLTQRPRHRMRRDACLCVPLQMIKMMITVVTVFMLSWLPLNTYILLSDLDPGVNNYEHIRYVYFVIHWLAMSHASYNPLIYCWMNAKFREGFCQLFRRSKLCWPARLRHQRPLRKESAAEVAALRRCNTYTTYVSVRAVPGSSYRFTKDAAQTNGKPKRYEDSRV